Proteins from a single region of Allofrancisella inopinata:
- a CDS encoding lytic transglycosylase domain-containing protein: MTKKIFIVFLTITSLEYGYSLTDQQIKSSKQAIKALYNKDYKSYYFLKSKLKDTSIYPYLQYKEISSEPGTFDQMTIDSYYKENKDTYWISQLSDDLATYYAKNHNWELFDKYYTGSLGVSGKCWSMQAQYEQGDKEKALNAYAQLWQDRVYMPSGCNEMQKYWDNYDHKAKDYIVTKAYTLAFANKFSDALWLLNTYVKSNDDYVNYITAWKETTKDPSKLDNFISKFNRYRKFNDIFVEISKNLIKKDPESYTKVWDNLKNKSYLDEKTKHQCISEIAVSFARSQSSQAKQWLAKVDKRYLDTIVWEWLLRVDLYNSDFKDYIKTYSKLPKKSQQDDAWRYWLAYSYKKLGQQEKAKQIFEQLAKEPLEYYSFLAADELGKPYNYGDKPNGKLGIKDINDLLKEQTIQQAIDLYQIDQYTDSTSLWKWTIRNKLKNDRKDEIEKLAQLAANENMYYAAIFNMSVIGQYSNIGLLFPKAFISKVKENADKYAIDKDLILSIMRKESLFDIEAKSPAGAKGLMQVTIPTAEFIVKKYKLSLVGDKLDTIDTQIFTPENNITIGTANLYFLDSLFNKNMILGIAAYNAGPGNVAKWLNTKEVPAPIWIENIPFGETRHYVRKVLVYMIVYNNFVLKDKQKHISDFLGSKLSYKLSFR, from the coding sequence ATGACAAAAAAAATTTTTATCGTTTTTTTAACTATAACAAGTTTAGAATATGGCTACAGTCTAACAGACCAGCAAATTAAGTCTTCAAAGCAAGCTATTAAGGCTCTGTACAACAAAGACTATAAGTCTTATTATTTTCTTAAGTCAAAGCTTAAAGATACAAGCATTTACCCTTATTTACAATATAAAGAGATTAGTTCAGAACCAGGTACTTTTGATCAAATGACTATAGATAGTTATTATAAAGAAAATAAAGACACATACTGGATATCTCAATTGTCTGATGACCTTGCAACATATTATGCGAAAAATCATAATTGGGAGTTATTTGATAAATATTATACTGGTAGTCTAGGTGTTTCCGGAAAATGTTGGAGTATGCAAGCTCAGTATGAGCAAGGAGATAAGGAAAAGGCTTTAAATGCATATGCTCAGCTATGGCAAGATAGGGTGTATATGCCATCTGGTTGTAATGAAATGCAAAAATATTGGGATAACTATGATCATAAAGCTAAAGATTATATTGTAACTAAAGCTTATACTTTAGCTTTTGCAAATAAATTTAGCGATGCGTTATGGTTACTAAACACTTATGTGAAAAGTAATGACGATTATGTAAATTACATTACAGCTTGGAAAGAAACGACAAAAGATCCTAGTAAGCTGGATAACTTTATTTCAAAATTTAATAGGTATAGAAAGTTTAATGATATCTTTGTAGAGATATCGAAAAATTTAATCAAAAAAGATCCGGAAAGTTATACTAAGGTTTGGGACAATCTAAAGAATAAAAGCTATCTAGATGAGAAAACAAAACATCAGTGTATTTCTGAAATAGCAGTAAGTTTCGCGCGCTCTCAATCATCACAAGCTAAACAGTGGCTTGCTAAAGTAGATAAGAGATATCTTGATACTATTGTTTGGGAATGGTTATTAAGAGTAGATCTGTATAATAGTGATTTTAAAGATTATATAAAAACTTATAGTAAGCTTCCTAAGAAATCTCAACAAGATGACGCTTGGAGATATTGGTTAGCATATAGTTATAAGAAATTAGGGCAACAAGAGAAAGCGAAGCAAATATTTGAGCAGTTAGCTAAAGAACCTTTAGAATATTATTCATTTTTGGCTGCTGATGAGTTGGGTAAACCATATAACTATGGTGATAAACCTAATGGTAAGCTAGGCATTAAAGATATTAATGACTTATTAAAAGAGCAAACGATACAACAGGCTATTGATTTGTACCAGATTGACCAGTATACAGATTCAACTAGTTTATGGAAGTGGACTATTAGAAATAAATTAAAAAATGACCGAAAAGATGAAATAGAAAAATTAGCCCAATTAGCAGCTAATGAGAATATGTACTATGCAGCTATATTTAATATGTCAGTTATTGGGCAGTACTCAAATATTGGCTTACTATTTCCTAAGGCTTTTATTTCCAAGGTTAAGGAGAATGCTGATAAGTACGCTATTGATAAAGATCTAATCCTTTCTATAATGAGAAAAGAGTCACTTTTTGATATAGAAGCAAAATCACCAGCAGGGGCTAAAGGTTTAATGCAAGTAACTATACCAACAGCAGAATTTATAGTTAAAAAATATAAACTATCTTTAGTTGGAGATAAGTTAGATACTATTGACACTCAAATATTCACTCCTGAGAATAACATTACAATTGGTACAGCAAATTTATATTTCTTAGATAGTCTTTTTAATAAAAATATGATTTTGGGCATAGCAGCATACAATGCTGGTCCTGGTAATGTAGCTAAGTGGTTAAATACTAAAGAAGTTCCAGCTCCCATTTGGATAGAAAATATACCATTTGGTGAAACTAGGCACTATGTTCGTAAAGTTTTAGTTTATATGATTGTATATAATAATTTTGTCCTTAAAGATAAGCAAAAGCATATTAGTGACTTTCTTGGATCTAAGTTATCTTATAAACTAAGCTTTCGGTAG
- the dnaE gene encoding DNA polymerase III subunit alpha yields MISHLRVHTGFSVIDSTVRLNELFETAKQKGIVALALTDVCNLFAAVKFYKQALKIGIKPIFGVELKIDTHFGICDLVLLAENNQGYQNIVNLVSRAYQEADRVGPIPLVPKEWFKQMDFKNTICLNGGQNGELGKAILSKDSNKISEVISEYIAIFGKDKYFIEIHKLGYENEGLYNEKALELAHEKGLLAVATNLTVFMNSEDYDIHEIRACINEKTTILDETRKSRFTQEQYLKSSEEMHETFGGLPVLLTNTLTIAKRCNVTFELGKPSLPTVGIPEGLTQREYFSKICYQGLQKRLEKILPLKSADKHEQITNTYKERLQREIDIICDMGFPGYFLIVEDFIRWAKENDIPVGPGRGSGAGSLVAYSLSITDIDPLPYGLLFERFLNPERVSMPDFDIDFCIQGRDRVIKYVEQKYGKESVAQIITYGTMAAKGVVRDVVRVMGQSFGFGDRIAKLIPETPGTTFKKILHKGEPLYEEMKADEDVAEIIEKAQKLEGLPRSLGKHAAGIVISPTVISEFAPIYCEDKGGDIVTQFDKGDVEDVGLVKFDFLGLKNLTIINNTVKSINAKKKAGESFLNISDIPLDDKQTYKLLQAGNTTGIFQLESQGMRQIVKDLGTSNFEEIIALVALYRPGPMENIPTFIDRKHGRKQISYLHPLLEEVLKETYGIPVYQEQVMQMAQKLAGYTLGAADLLRRAMGKKKPEEMEQQRKIFKEGAKKYNNIESSLADEIFDQMEAFAGYGFNKSHAAAYALIAYQTAWLKAHFPDEYMAALMSGDMGNTDQLVKFILDCKNMGISVQAPNVNTSVYDCIAVSKGTILLGLGAIKGLGGEAIKSILTERKLAGKFSSIFELCRRVDLRKVNKKALEALCFAGAINGISKNRATAFNSIEKAIKNAGYVNEMNAAGQDDLFGFTEQESDTDSEFEKECFTEEWSLRELLINEKKALGMYFSGHILDEESHWRNHVSFSDLEKIQRPNMDGNSVRIIASMITPAIRRKTKTGRVLYIINIDDEFDRVDCLVSEDIFASVKDSISVDDIVVVEGKVSRDIQRERNKLSVDKVQPISQYIDENFSKVKLTLKCENINPTNLNKVLNNFRNNINSHNEQKSNILEIIVSLDGVEASFDTLQKPSSIYEFVNDISRLIAEGSTVSLG; encoded by the coding sequence ATGATTTCTCACCTTAGGGTTCATACAGGGTTTTCTGTTATTGATAGTACAGTTAGACTAAATGAGCTTTTTGAAACAGCTAAACAAAAGGGTATAGTTGCTTTAGCTTTGACTGATGTATGTAATTTATTTGCAGCTGTTAAATTTTATAAACAAGCCTTAAAAATTGGCATCAAACCAATATTTGGTGTTGAGTTAAAAATTGATACACACTTTGGAATATGTGACTTAGTATTATTAGCTGAAAATAATCAAGGCTATCAAAATATCGTTAACCTTGTTTCTAGAGCATATCAGGAGGCTGATAGAGTAGGCCCAATTCCTTTAGTGCCTAAAGAATGGTTTAAGCAAATGGATTTTAAAAATACTATTTGCTTAAACGGTGGGCAAAATGGTGAGTTAGGTAAGGCTATACTTTCAAAAGATTCTAATAAAATTTCAGAAGTTATATCAGAGTATATTGCTATCTTTGGCAAAGATAAATATTTTATAGAAATCCATAAATTAGGCTATGAAAATGAAGGCTTATATAATGAAAAAGCTTTAGAATTGGCCCATGAAAAAGGTTTGCTTGCTGTAGCTACTAATCTAACAGTATTTATGAATTCAGAAGATTACGATATTCATGAAATTAGAGCTTGTATTAACGAGAAAACAACTATCTTAGATGAAACTAGAAAATCTAGGTTTACCCAAGAGCAATATTTAAAGTCATCAGAAGAAATGCATGAGACCTTTGGTGGTTTACCAGTATTGTTAACCAATACTTTAACTATAGCAAAGCGTTGTAACGTTACATTTGAACTTGGTAAGCCATCATTACCTACTGTTGGTATCCCAGAAGGTTTAACACAAAGAGAATACTTTTCAAAAATATGTTATCAAGGGCTACAAAAACGTTTAGAAAAAATATTACCTCTTAAGTCTGCAGATAAGCATGAGCAGATAACTAACACTTATAAAGAAAGGTTGCAGAGAGAAATTGATATTATCTGTGACATGGGTTTTCCAGGGTATTTTCTTATAGTTGAGGATTTCATACGTTGGGCAAAAGAAAATGACATCCCAGTGGGACCTGGACGTGGTTCAGGAGCTGGATCTTTGGTAGCTTATTCCTTATCGATTACAGACATAGATCCTTTACCATATGGATTGCTTTTTGAAAGGTTTTTGAACCCAGAAAGAGTATCAATGCCTGATTTTGATATAGATTTTTGTATCCAAGGTAGAGATAGAGTAATCAAATATGTTGAACAAAAGTATGGTAAGGAAAGTGTAGCCCAGATTATTACGTATGGAACAATGGCTGCTAAAGGTGTTGTGCGTGATGTAGTTAGAGTTATGGGACAAAGCTTTGGTTTTGGTGATAGGATAGCTAAACTTATTCCAGAAACACCTGGAACAACTTTTAAAAAGATCCTTCATAAAGGTGAGCCTTTGTATGAGGAAATGAAGGCTGATGAGGATGTTGCAGAAATAATCGAAAAAGCCCAAAAACTTGAAGGTTTACCACGTAGTTTAGGTAAGCATGCTGCTGGTATTGTAATATCACCAACAGTTATATCTGAATTTGCTCCAATATACTGTGAGGACAAAGGTGGAGATATTGTTACTCAGTTTGATAAAGGTGATGTGGAAGATGTTGGCTTAGTCAAGTTTGACTTTCTAGGTTTAAAAAACTTAACGATAATAAATAATACGGTTAAAAGTATTAATGCTAAGAAAAAAGCTGGTGAGTCTTTTTTAAATATTTCTGATATTCCTTTAGATGACAAACAAACCTATAAACTTTTACAAGCCGGTAATACTACTGGAATATTTCAGCTTGAATCACAGGGAATGCGTCAGATAGTTAAAGATCTTGGCACTTCAAATTTTGAAGAGATTATTGCACTAGTTGCACTATACCGACCAGGACCTATGGAAAATATCCCAACATTTATAGACCGAAAACATGGGCGTAAGCAGATTTCTTATTTACATCCTTTACTTGAAGAGGTCCTTAAGGAAACTTATGGTATACCAGTTTACCAAGAGCAAGTAATGCAAATGGCACAAAAACTAGCTGGCTATACCCTTGGAGCAGCAGACCTTTTACGTAGAGCAATGGGTAAAAAGAAACCAGAGGAGATGGAGCAACAACGTAAAATTTTTAAAGAAGGTGCTAAAAAATACAATAACATTGAGTCTAGTTTAGCTGATGAAATATTTGATCAGATGGAAGCTTTTGCCGGTTATGGTTTTAACAAATCCCATGCTGCTGCATATGCTTTAATAGCTTATCAAACTGCTTGGTTAAAGGCACATTTTCCCGATGAATATATGGCTGCTCTTATGTCTGGTGATATGGGTAATACTGATCAGCTAGTGAAGTTTATTCTAGATTGTAAAAACATGGGGATATCAGTCCAAGCACCTAATGTAAACACTAGTGTATATGATTGTATTGCTGTTTCAAAAGGTACTATATTACTTGGTTTGGGAGCTATAAAAGGGCTTGGTGGAGAAGCCATTAAAAGTATTCTTACGGAACGAAAGTTAGCAGGTAAATTCAGTTCAATTTTTGAATTATGTCGTAGAGTGGACTTACGTAAAGTTAATAAAAAAGCTCTTGAGGCGTTATGTTTTGCTGGTGCTATAAATGGTATTTCAAAAAACAGAGCTACAGCTTTTAACTCTATAGAAAAAGCTATAAAAAATGCCGGTTACGTCAACGAGATGAATGCTGCTGGTCAAGATGACCTATTTGGCTTTACAGAACAAGAAAGTGATACAGATTCTGAATTTGAAAAAGAATGTTTCACAGAAGAATGGAGCTTAAGGGAATTACTAATAAATGAGAAAAAAGCCTTAGGTATGTACTTTAGTGGGCATATTCTTGACGAAGAAAGTCATTGGCGTAATCATGTAAGTTTTAGTGATCTTGAAAAAATACAACGCCCAAATATGGATGGAAATTCAGTTAGAATTATTGCTAGTATGATAACCCCAGCTATTCGTAGAAAGACTAAGACCGGTAGGGTTTTATATATTATCAATATTGATGATGAGTTTGACAGAGTAGATTGTCTGGTTAGTGAAGATATATTTGCATCTGTTAAAGATAGTATAAGTGTGGATGATATTGTTGTGGTAGAAGGTAAAGTTAGCCGAGATATACAGCGAGAGAGAAATAAGCTAAGTGTTGATAAAG